The region CCGGGTGGTAGTGGTGGGCCTGAGCGCGGCGGTGGTGGGCCTGTGGCTGGGCCGCCGCCCGGGCCGCGAGCTGCTCCGGCCCGAGGCCCCCCGCGCCGTGCCTTTGCTGAACGAGCTGCCCATGCTTTCGGCCGCGCCGGAGGCGGCCTGCGGCTGCGGGCACGACCACCTGCCCCCCCGCCGGGGGCTGTGGCATCTGATGGCCCGCACCGGCGAGGAGTTCGCCTCCATGGCCCCCTACCTTTTGGCCGGGGCGGCGGCCGCCGCGGCGGTGAAGGCCTTTTTGCCCTTGGAGATCCTGGGCGCGGTGCGGGGCGACCTGCTGCTCTCGCTGGCGGCCATGATGGGCCTGGCCGTGCTCTTGTCGGTGTGCTCCGAGGCCGACGCATTCGTGGCCGCATCGTTCCTGGGCTTCCCGCCCGCCTCCCAGCTGGCCTTCATCGCCCTGGGGCCCATGGTGGACCTGAAGCTGGTGGCCATGTGGGGCGGGGCCTTCCGCAAGGGGGCGGTGCTGACCCTGGCCTTGTTGCCCACCCTCCTGGTGGCCGGGCTCTCGCTCTTGTGGGGGTGGCTGTGCTGGTGAGGCCCAACCGCTTCCTGGCCATGGCCGAGGGGCTCATCCTCACCGGCCTGGGCCTGTGCATGATCCAGTTGGCCTTCAGCCAGGACTACTGGATGCTCCTGAACCCCTCCTTCCGCTGGCTCACCGGCACCGCCGGGGGGCTCCTGGCCCTGTGCGGCCTGGCCGCCGCCCTGATTACCGGCCGCAGGGCCGGGCTGGTGCGGCCGCTCTTGTTGGGCCTGCTGTTGGCCCTGGCCATCTCCTGGGACCTGGGGGCCTGGTCCCAGCCCGGGGTGGGCACCGGCGGCGCGGCCTTCAACCCCCAGCAGCGCCAGCGCATCGCCTCCCGCCTGCAACACGGCGGCCACGAGTACATCAAGATCAACCTGGCCGAGCTGTTCCTCCTGGCCGAGCAAGCCCCCGAGGCCTGGGCCGACAAGCGCTACGTGTTCCGGGGCCAGGTGGTGAACACCGCCAAGCTCTCGGCCAAAAAGC is a window of Desulfarculaceae bacterium DNA encoding:
- a CDS encoding permease, yielding MAQPDQIELFFSLFLALFWEAAPFLLLGSLVGALVEAYLSPELLARHLPRGRWAQVGLGLGAGMLLPTCECGVVPVARRLLDRGVPPTTALTYMLAGPVINPVVLISTYVAFQGRWSMLLGRVVVVGLSAAVVGLWLGRRPGRELLRPEAPRAVPLLNELPMLSAAPEAACGCGHDHLPPRRGLWHLMARTGEEFASMAPYLLAGAAAAAAVKAFLPLEILGAVRGDLLLSLAAMMGLAVLLSVCSEADAFVAASFLGFPPASQLAFIALGPMVDLKLVAMWGGAFRKGAVLTLALLPTLLVAGLSLLWGWLCW